The following are encoded in a window of Anopheles gambiae chromosome X, idAnoGambNW_F1_1, whole genome shotgun sequence genomic DNA:
- the LOC1272100 gene encoding microsomal glutathione S-transferase 1 isoform X2 encodes MASPFDSINSEAYKAYVFWSAVLVAKMLLMALLTAIQRFKNKAFASPEDTRVISKKLVPKYDDPDVERVRRAHQNDLENILPFFVIGFLYLLTNPAPWLAINLYRLVAASRILHTIVYAVVVIPQPARFLAFVGAMMPTAYMTLQTILYFML; translated from the exons ATGGCAAGCCCATTCGACTCCATCAATTCGGAAGCGTACAAGGCGTACGTATTCTGGTCGGCGGTGCTGGTAGCAAAGATGTTGCTGATGGCTTTGCTGACCGCTATCCAGCGCTTTAAGAACAAG GCATTTGCCAGTCCCGAAGACACCAGAGTGATCAGCAAGAAGCTAGTGCCCAAGTACGACGATCCGGACGTGGAGCGTGTGCGCAG AGCGCATCAGAACGATCTGGAAAACATTCTGCCGTTCTTCGTCATCGGCTTCCTGTACCTGCTGACCAATCCGGCACCGTGGCTGGCCATCAATCTGTACCGCTTGGTGGCCGCTTCGCGCATTTTGCACACGATCGTGTATGCCGTCGTGGTCATTCCTCAGCCGGCCCGCTTCCTTGCCTTCGTGGGTGCGATGATGCCAACGGCCTACATGACCCTGCAGACGATACTGTACTTCATGCTGTAG
- the LOC1272100 gene encoding microsomal glutathione S-transferase 1 isoform X1, whose product MTSSPFATINDAALRSYIFWSSVLVMKMLFMSPLTSLNRIRKMAFASPEDTRVISKKLVPKYDDPDVERVRRAHQNDLENILPFFVIGFLYLLTNPAPWLAINLYRLVAASRILHTIVYAVVVIPQPARFLAFVGAMMPTAYMTLQTILYFML is encoded by the exons ATGACGAGTTCGCCGTTCGCCACAATTAACGATGCAGCTCTGCGATCGTACATCTTCTGGTCCTCGGTGCTGGTGATGAAGATGTTGTTCATGTCACCGCTAACGTCACTGAACCGCATTCGGAAGATG GCATTTGCCAGTCCCGAAGACACCAGAGTGATCAGCAAGAAGCTAGTGCCCAAGTACGACGATCCGGACGTGGAGCGTGTGCGCAG AGCGCATCAGAACGATCTGGAAAACATTCTGCCGTTCTTCGTCATCGGCTTCCTGTACCTGCTGACCAATCCGGCACCGTGGCTGGCCATCAATCTGTACCGCTTGGTGGCCGCTTCGCGCATTTTGCACACGATCGTGTATGCCGTCGTGGTCATTCCTCAGCCGGCCCGCTTCCTTGCCTTCGTGGGTGCGATGATGCCAACGGCCTACATGACCCTGCAGACGATACTGTACTTCATGCTGTAG
- the LOC1272099 gene encoding RB-associated KRAB zinc finger protein isoform X1, whose translation MDSRTHSLSTVCRFCLCRDEDKLIPLSILTDKSLTLQDMELFTGIQNLNDHPYLYMVCEECDSTVNKFVAFRALCAKTDDYFRKLVTEALAENDETQAPPNETAIVGETKVQHNQLEESETVSSLRAAAKEGKQTVAEDASKKLCDICGAFVAELNGHRRVHTKEAPYACDYCSIRMTHKSNLLRHIDSVHLKRIIKRCEQCDKGFTSYFSYGSHMRSHHSTEKKYECKTCCKKFNHHSSLWLHNIRTHQDERKYKCTTCGLPWKTKESLRTHERSHSSEQPYACQHCPKRFKTRYGWKSHELTHTGIVFSCQLCDKTFRYKTLINAHIRKAHPEATATSS comes from the exons ATGGATTCCCGTACACACTCGCTTTCAACGGTCTGCCGATTTTGTCTCTGCCGGGATGAGGATAAATTGATTCCTCTGTCGATACTAACCGATAAATCACTTACCCTGCAGGATATGGAACTGTTCACCGGTATTCAG AATCTAAATGATCATCCTTACCTCTATATGGTGTGCGAAGAGTGCGACAGTACGGTGAATAAGTTTGTTGCCTTTCGTGCGCTCTGCGCTAAGACCGATGATTACTTCCGGAAGCTCGTTACGGAAGCACTTGCAGAAAATGACGAAACGCAGGCTCCTCCTAACGAGACCGCCATTGTGGGTGAAACGAAGGTACAACATAATCAGCTGGAAGAGAGTGAAACTGTATCAAGCCTACGTGCTGCTGCCAAAGAAGGCAAGCAGACCGTGGCAGAGGATGCGAGCAAGAAGCTTTGCGACATATGCGGTGCCTTTGTAGCGGAGTTGAACGGGCACCGGCGTGTCCACACGAAGGAAGCACCGTACGCCTGCGACTACTGTAGCATTAGGATGACACACAAGTCCAATCTGCTGCGGCACATCGACTCGGTACACCTGAAGCGCATCATCAAGCGCTGCGAGCAGTGCGACAAGGGGTTCACCAGCTACTTTTCCTACGGTTCACACATG CGCTCTCATCATTCGACGGAGAAGAAGTACGAGTGTAAAACGTGCTGCAAAAAGTTCAACCACCACAGCAGCCTGTGGCTCCACAACATACGCACCCACCAGGACGAAAGAAAGTACAAATGCACGACCTGCGGCCTGCCCTGGAAGACGAA AGAGTCGCTAAGGACGCATGAACGATCGCACTCGTCGGAGCAACCGTACGCGTGCCAGCATTGCCCGAAGCGTTTCAAAACCCGGTACGGCTGGAAGTCGCACGAGCTGACGCACACCGGCATCGTGTTCAGCTGCCAGCTCTGCGACAAAACCTTCCGCTACAAAACCCTCATCAATGCGCACATCCGCAAGGCGCACCCGGAGGCAACGGCGACGAGCAGCTAA
- the LOC1272099 gene encoding oocyte zinc finger protein XlCOF19 isoform X2, with product MVCEECDSTVNKFVAFRALCAKTDDYFRKLVTEALAENDETQAPPNETAIVGETKVQHNQLEESETVSSLRAAAKEGKQTVAEDASKKLCDICGAFVAELNGHRRVHTKEAPYACDYCSIRMTHKSNLLRHIDSVHLKRIIKRCEQCDKGFTSYFSYGSHMRSHHSTEKKYECKTCCKKFNHHSSLWLHNIRTHQDERKYKCTTCGLPWKTKESLRTHERSHSSEQPYACQHCPKRFKTRYGWKSHELTHTGIVFSCQLCDKTFRYKTLINAHIRKAHPEATATSS from the exons ATGGTGTGCGAAGAGTGCGACAGTACGGTGAATAAGTTTGTTGCCTTTCGTGCGCTCTGCGCTAAGACCGATGATTACTTCCGGAAGCTCGTTACGGAAGCACTTGCAGAAAATGACGAAACGCAGGCTCCTCCTAACGAGACCGCCATTGTGGGTGAAACGAAGGTACAACATAATCAGCTGGAAGAGAGTGAAACTGTATCAAGCCTACGTGCTGCTGCCAAAGAAGGCAAGCAGACCGTGGCAGAGGATGCGAGCAAGAAGCTTTGCGACATATGCGGTGCCTTTGTAGCGGAGTTGAACGGGCACCGGCGTGTCCACACGAAGGAAGCACCGTACGCCTGCGACTACTGTAGCATTAGGATGACACACAAGTCCAATCTGCTGCGGCACATCGACTCGGTACACCTGAAGCGCATCATCAAGCGCTGCGAGCAGTGCGACAAGGGGTTCACCAGCTACTTTTCCTACGGTTCACACATG CGCTCTCATCATTCGACGGAGAAGAAGTACGAGTGTAAAACGTGCTGCAAAAAGTTCAACCACCACAGCAGCCTGTGGCTCCACAACATACGCACCCACCAGGACGAAAGAAAGTACAAATGCACGACCTGCGGCCTGCCCTGGAAGACGAA AGAGTCGCTAAGGACGCATGAACGATCGCACTCGTCGGAGCAACCGTACGCGTGCCAGCATTGCCCGAAGCGTTTCAAAACCCGGTACGGCTGGAAGTCGCACGAGCTGACGCACACCGGCATCGTGTTCAGCTGCCAGCTCTGCGACAAAACCTTCCGCTACAAAACCCTCATCAATGCGCACATCCGCAAGGCGCACCCGGAGGCAACGGCGACGAGCAGCTAA
- the LOC1272098 gene encoding microsomal glutathione S-transferase 1: MTTLLQNVNEEVFRTYVFWTAVLVVKMLAMSVLTGRQRFRKKVFANPEDIQPSKKGAQPKFDDPDVERVRRAHRNDLENILPFFAIGLLYMLTNPEPFIAINLFRAVAVARIVHTLVYAVVVIPQPARGLSWAIAYFATAYMAVKTALFFL; this comes from the exons ATGACGACCCTGCTGCAGAACGTGAACGAGGAGGTGTTCCGGACGTACGTCTTCTGGAcggcggtgctggtggtgaagATGCTGGCCATGTCCGTGCTGACTGGCCGCCAGCGCTTCCGCAAGAAG GTGTTCGCCAATCCGGAAGACATCCAGCCCAGCAAGAAGGGCGCCCAGCCCAAGTTCGACGATCCGGACGTGGAGCGCGTGCGCCGGGCCCATCGTAACGATCTGGAGAACATTCTGCCGTTCTTTGCCATCGGGCTGCTGTACATGCTGACCAACCCGGAGCCGTTCATCGCGATCAACCTGTTCCGGGCGGTCGCCGTCGCCCGCATCGTGCACACGCTCGTGTACGCGGTGGTCGTGATTCCCCAGCCGGCCCGTGGCCTCTCGTGGGCCATCGCCTACTTTGCCACCGCGTACATGGCGGTCAAGACGGCCCTGTTCTTCCTGTAA